The following are from one region of the Candidatus Trichorickettsia mobilis genome:
- a CDS encoding phosphoribosylaminoimidazolesuccinocarboxamide synthase produces the protein MKNKIYQGSSKVLYQSEEDFALIMAFTDEIRLEGGIKMNVPGKGVINNNISSFIMSKLDMVGIENHLIEKINMREQLVQLVDIFPIQISIATIACGRYVDEFGMEEGYVFDYPVIDFRVKNSDLKYPIINEHQIISFGWLTEQEIKQVKNHAIRAYDFLTGLFAGVEIRLVECRLEFGRVFNGEKFVTMIADEISPDNCRLWDMHSNEKFGFETLVDDNSNAIKSYHTIARRLNLQNLS, from the coding sequence ATGAAAAACAAAATCTATCAAGGATCAAGCAAGGTATTATATCAGTCAGAAGAAGATTTTGCTTTAATTATGGCATTTACTGATGAAATTAGACTTGAAGGTGGAATCAAAATGAATGTTCCCGGTAAAGGAGTGATTAATAATAATATATCATCCTTTATTATGAGTAAACTAGACATGGTAGGGATAGAAAACCATCTGATTGAAAAAATAAATATGCGAGAACAATTAGTACAACTCGTTGATATATTCCCGATCCAGATATCAATTGCTACAATAGCTTGTGGACGATATGTCGATGAGTTTGGTATGGAAGAAGGATATGTTTTTGATTATCCGGTAATTGATTTTAGAGTTAAAAATAGTGATCTAAAATACCCAATTATTAATGAGCATCAAATTATTAGTTTTGGTTGGTTAACCGAGCAAGAAATAAAACAAGTGAAGAATCATGCTATCAGAGCATATGACTTCTTAACAGGATTGTTTGCTGGAGTTGAAATCAGATTAGTTGAATGTCGATTGGAATTTGGTCGTGTATTTAATGGAGAGAAGTTTGTAACAATGATTGCTGATGAAATTAGCCCGGATAACTGTCGTTTATGGGATATGCATAGTAATGAAAAATTTGGATTTGAAACTCTTGTCGATGATAATTCAAATGCTATAAAATCTTATCATACAATAGCGCGGCGCCTTAATCTTCAGAACCTGTCTTGA
- a CDS encoding pitrilysin family protein, which translates to MTFNVSKLANGLTVVTYRMPAVQSVAINLIVKVGGRYETIETSGISHFLEHMAFKGTSTRSAKKIAENFDAIGGHFNAYTSREHTVYHAKVLHDDCFQALEILADIMQNSLFAEEDIIKERQVILQEIAQVYDDPDDLAQEVFYNLAYHNQPLGRSILGEEHILNSFNHQSFKDYLRKHYNANNIYLSVAGQVTHENIMKSAELLFSGLHSGQDNSYVSAEYTSGYHFTTKELEQTTVILGFENTSYLNLPALYHSQLLSLVFGGGVSSKLFQQIRENLGLAYSVGTYISAYHDSGLFSIYAATSHDKVAFLISSLAEEIKKITDNIRLEDLNRAKAQIKASIYISEESSSRKSEEVGKYYAIFGRYLSVEEIMEHIMTANIEDIKNVAINIFAAKPTLSIVGNCLAESIAYEELCQDLKRHSC; encoded by the coding sequence ATGACATTTAACGTTAGTAAGTTAGCAAATGGTTTGACAGTGGTAACCTATAGGATGCCTGCTGTGCAATCTGTAGCCATTAATTTAATTGTAAAAGTTGGTGGTCGTTACGAAACCATAGAAACCTCAGGCATTTCACATTTTCTTGAGCATATGGCTTTTAAGGGAACTAGCACTCGTTCAGCTAAAAAAATTGCTGAAAACTTCGATGCTATTGGAGGACATTTTAATGCTTATACTAGTCGTGAGCATACAGTCTATCATGCTAAAGTATTACATGATGATTGTTTTCAGGCGCTTGAAATACTTGCCGACATCATGCAAAATTCATTGTTTGCTGAAGAAGACATCATCAAAGAGCGTCAAGTGATCTTACAAGAGATTGCACAAGTGTATGACGACCCAGATGATCTCGCTCAAGAGGTGTTTTATAATTTGGCTTACCATAATCAACCATTAGGTAGATCAATATTGGGTGAAGAGCATATTTTAAACAGCTTTAATCATCAATCTTTTAAAGACTATTTACGCAAACACTATAATGCAAATAATATTTATTTATCTGTAGCCGGTCAGGTTACTCATGAAAATATTATGAAGTCAGCAGAACTACTATTCTCTGGATTACATAGCGGACAGGATAATAGTTATGTTAGTGCTGAATATACCAGCGGCTATCATTTTACAACTAAGGAATTAGAACAAACTACGGTCATACTAGGTTTTGAAAATACATCATATTTAAATTTACCGGCGCTATATCACTCGCAGCTTTTATCTCTAGTGTTTGGTGGAGGGGTTTCTTCAAAATTATTCCAGCAGATACGCGAGAATCTTGGTCTTGCTTATTCAGTGGGTACATACATTAGCGCTTATCATGATAGCGGTTTATTTAGTATCTATGCTGCTACCAGTCATGACAAAGTAGCCTTCTTAATTTCTTCGCTAGCTGAAGAAATTAAGAAAATTACAGATAACATACGCTTGGAAGATTTAAATAGAGCTAAAGCACAAATTAAAGCTAGTATTTACATATCAGAAGAAAGTTCAAGTCGTAAATCTGAAGAAGTGGGAAAATATTATGCAATTTTTGGTAGATATTTATCAGTAGAAGAAATAATGGAACATATTATGACAGCTAATATTGAAGATATTAAAAATGTTGCTATAAACATCTTTGCTGCGAAGCCAACTTTATCTATTGTTGGTAATTGTCTGGCAGAATCAATTGCTTATGAAGAATTATGCCAAGATCTAAAGCGCCATTCTTGCTAA
- a CDS encoding pentapeptide repeat-containing protein: MKILIILLLLFSGCSEQSRKSDGLLTDAQSNKIKEFIVNQRNNKLEPDIKKEFGSNLRGLKLTGVNLSGLDLSGIDLSFCQMSRINFSATTFKDIILEKSIIQDSDFSNTTINNINARYADFQASIFEKATIKNVDFFNTNFEEADFTGTTLDQVNFAKSNLIATIFEQSNINNSNFQQSNLGQSEFKKAQISGSVFYGTDLSNVQANSIKIQNCYFESADLTNANFTLATLTNSNFSHSLLDEIKLKEAQINNCAFLSTSFQHAHFIKTLITHCNLQNADLSNVNFEQVNITDGNLQNTNLNGATLSAVNIKNVNATSSNLHTAEITNSTIEDSNLQNITLNNTTINTLTIINSDLTGGTFINSSVNKSQFNKSKLNKIFSKNTDLTKVKFTLSNIMQSAFINSNMQEVTFDSSQIVNSQINNIIGTKINAINSTVTRTLILNTEGFEQLQSSGNILSLKDLQNVSNLSNMNFQGLSLANLTFKPQINFANTIFKQTDLSKSKMQSCIFDYADLTGANLTDADLSGARFTDSNFKSTILYRTKFDYADLTNLDFSNSLIDTISLVNTKLDGTVGIVKP; encoded by the coding sequence ATGAAAATATTAATTATTTTACTACTGCTTTTTTCTGGATGCTCAGAACAATCCAGAAAAAGTGATGGATTATTGACCGATGCTCAAAGTAATAAAATAAAAGAATTTATTGTTAATCAACGTAACAATAAATTAGAACCTGATATCAAAAAAGAATTTGGTTCAAATCTTAGAGGTCTCAAGCTTACAGGAGTCAACCTTTCTGGTTTAGATTTATCAGGTATAGATTTGAGTTTTTGCCAAATGTCACGTATTAATTTCTCAGCAACAACCTTTAAAGATATAATTTTAGAAAAGTCAATCATTCAAGATAGTGATTTCTCTAATACTACTATCAATAATATAAATGCTAGATATGCAGATTTTCAAGCTTCTATCTTTGAAAAAGCAACTATAAAAAATGTTGATTTTTTTAATACTAATTTTGAAGAAGCTGATTTTACTGGAACAACTCTAGATCAAGTCAATTTTGCAAAATCTAACTTGATAGCTACAATTTTTGAACAAAGTAATATTAATAATAGTAATTTTCAACAAAGTAATTTAGGACAAAGTGAATTCAAAAAAGCACAAATTAGCGGCTCGGTTTTTTATGGTACAGATTTAAGTAATGTGCAAGCAAATAGTATCAAGATACAAAATTGTTATTTTGAATCTGCTGATTTAACGAATGCTAATTTTACTTTAGCCACATTAACCAATTCTAATTTTTCTCACTCACTTCTTGATGAAATTAAACTTAAAGAAGCTCAAATAAATAATTGTGCTTTTTTATCTACTTCTTTTCAACATGCTCATTTTATTAAAACACTTATTACTCACTGTAATCTACAAAATGCAGATTTAAGTAATGTAAATTTTGAACAAGTGAATATTACGGACGGTAATTTACAAAATACAAACTTAAATGGAGCTACCTTATCAGCTGTAAATATCAAAAATGTTAATGCTACCAGTAGTAACCTTCATACAGCTGAAATTACCAATAGTACTATAGAAGATTCTAATCTTCAGAATATCACACTAAATAATACTACTATTAACACTTTAACAATTATTAACTCTGATCTAACCGGCGGAACATTTATTAATTCATCAGTTAATAAATCTCAATTTAATAAATCAAAGCTTAATAAGATATTTAGCAAAAATACCGATTTAACTAAGGTTAAATTTACTTTAAGCAATATTATGCAATCAGCTTTTATAAACTCTAATATGCAAGAAGTAACATTTGATTCCTCACAAATAGTCAATTCACAGATTAATAATATTATAGGGACTAAAATTAATGCAATTAATTCTACTGTAACCAGAACGTTAATATTAAACACAGAAGGTTTTGAACAATTGCAATCAAGCGGCAATATTTTATCTTTAAAAGATTTACAAAATGTCAGTAATTTATCTAATATGAATTTCCAAGGATTATCTTTAGCAAATTTGACTTTTAAACCGCAAATAAATTTTGCTAATACTATATTTAAACAAACAGACTTATCTAAAAGCAAAATGCAAAGTTGTATATTTGATTATGCTGATTTAACTGGAGCTAATTTAACTGACGCAGATTTAAGCGGCGCAAGATTTACTGACAGTAATTTTAAATCTACTATACTATATCGTACAAAATTTGATTATGCTGATTTAACTAATTTAGATTTTAGTAATAGTTTAATTGATACAATATCTTTAGTTAATACAAAGCTTGATGGTACCGTTGGAATTGTAAAACCTTAG
- a CDS encoding biotin transporter BioY, with amino-acid sequence MRELLNYYSNDCNLLFKKYASLLQIIFGVLALAASSQLSIPLKPVPITFLTMMISLIGLIYKPYLAFTTVGIYLICGVCGLPVFSKYNYGIEYVMGTTGGYLIGCMIAAPIMSILKNRPLLKLASKRGFEGDTAAWSTAYFWFVSDSSTAPKYKSSAEVEFQKRSNNISQKFWPVAFCCFIGHIIIYFFGITWLSQFMSFNNAIYNGFIVFIPSGIVKILIFSYLFSYIKSKVQI; translated from the coding sequence ATGAGAGAGTTACTTAATTATTATAGCAACGACTGCAATTTGCTTTTTAAAAAATATGCAAGTTTATTACAAATTATTTTTGGTGTCTTAGCATTAGCTGCTAGTAGTCAATTGAGCATTCCTCTAAAGCCAGTGCCTATTACTTTTCTTACAATGATGATAAGCCTGATTGGATTAATATATAAACCATATCTTGCTTTTACCACAGTTGGTATTTATTTAATCTGTGGCGTATGTGGATTGCCAGTGTTTAGCAAATATAACTACGGAATAGAATATGTAATGGGAACAACTGGTGGATATTTGATAGGGTGTATGATTGCAGCTCCTATAATGAGTATACTAAAAAATAGACCTCTTTTAAAACTCGCATCAAAGAGAGGATTTGAAGGAGACACTGCAGCTTGGTCCACAGCGTACTTTTGGTTTGTTTCGGATTCGAGTACCGCGCCAAAGTACAAATCATCTGCAGAAGTAGAGTTTCAAAAGAGGTCTAATAATATATCGCAAAAATTTTGGCCTGTTGCATTTTGCTGTTTTATTGGACATATTATAATTTATTTTTTTGGTATTACCTGGCTTAGCCAATTTATGAGTTTTAATAATGCAATATATAATGGGTTTATTGTATTTATTCCTAGCGGCATAGTAAAAATACTAATATTTTCATATTTATTCTCTTATATTAAAAGTAAAGTCCAAATATGA
- a CDS encoding glycosyltransferase family 4 protein: MKVLNIMLSRKLGGIEQSFLDYSFALKSQNINVINVTSVFAKVNSSSATSIKLPNLGPWDFFSMLYLIILVVFIKPDLIIVHGNRAVNFARKAGKRCPIVGIAHNYKVADLLKCNYIIALTEHMREYLIKQHFEESCIQVIPNMINIRKDPVVRKFHSPVVIGTMTRFVKKKGVDILLKSLAKLRDQHYNFKAIIGGGGEEESNLLKLVQELKLEQYVSFVGWINNKEKFFNEVDIFCVPSLHEPFGIIILEAMVNSMPIVSTNTEGPSEIIRNRHDGLLCTAGSVDDLTLKLAYLLINSMDAKKYAENAYVRVNDKYTTSVVAPQLANFVKTISKT, from the coding sequence AGCCGTAAGCTAGGTGGGATAGAACAATCTTTTTTGGATTATAGTTTTGCCTTAAAGTCACAAAATATTAATGTTATTAATGTTACTAGTGTTTTTGCAAAAGTAAACTCTAGTAGCGCTACTAGTATAAAGTTGCCCAATTTAGGGCCATGGGACTTTTTTTCAATGTTATATTTGATAATATTGGTGGTTTTTATTAAACCTGATCTAATAATTGTCCATGGCAATAGAGCAGTGAATTTCGCTCGTAAAGCAGGAAAGCGTTGTCCAATAGTTGGTATAGCACATAATTACAAAGTAGCCGATTTATTAAAATGCAATTATATTATTGCTCTAACTGAGCATATGAGAGAGTATTTGATTAAGCAGCATTTTGAAGAATCCTGTATCCAAGTGATACCAAATATGATAAACATACGTAAAGATCCAGTGGTGCGTAAATTTCATAGTCCTGTAGTTATTGGAACAATGACCAGGTTTGTGAAGAAAAAGGGTGTTGATATTTTATTAAAGAGTTTAGCAAAGTTACGAGATCAACATTATAACTTTAAAGCGATAATAGGTGGTGGTGGCGAAGAAGAAAGTAATTTGTTGAAATTAGTTCAAGAACTTAAGCTGGAACAATATGTGTCGTTTGTAGGATGGATAAACAATAAAGAAAAGTTTTTTAATGAGGTCGATATATTTTGTGTCCCGTCGTTACATGAGCCATTTGGCATAATCATTTTGGAGGCGATGGTGAATAGTATGCCAATAGTTTCTACAAATACTGAAGGACCATCAGAAATTATACGTAATAGACATGATGGATTATTATGTACTGCCGGCTCAGTCGATGATTTAACTCTAAAGCTCGCCTATTTATTAATTAACTCAATGGATGCAAAAAAATATGCCGAAAATGCATATGTGAGGGTAAATGATAAATATACTACCTCAGTAGTGGCTCCTCAATTGGCGAATTTTGTTAAAACAATAAGTAAAACATGA